Proteins found in one Pseudochaenichthys georgianus chromosome 13, fPseGeo1.2, whole genome shotgun sequence genomic segment:
- the ttc36 gene encoding tetratricopeptide repeat protein 36, with the protein MASAHDRAVLQAIFSPTSPLGDVPGPNQEEELIDDDSGFDTELLKQVKELEMRGVSAAEAGDLQAALQEFSQAIQILPQRASAYNNRAQALRLLGNTAGALGDLDRAISLSGSTGRTSCQALVQRGLLRRLDCQNDEARSDFEKAAALGSEFARQQAVVLNPYAALCNKMLSEVIDKLRNPQVSGTL; encoded by the exons ATGGCCTCGGCACATGACAGAGCTGTACTCCAGGCTATATTCAGCCCCACCAGCCCCTTAGGAGACGTCCCCGGCCCGAACCAAGAGGAGGAATTAATTGATGATG ACAGTGGCTTTGACACAGAGTTGCTGAAGCAAGTGAAAGAGTTGGAGATGCGGGGTGTCTCTGCTGCAGAGGCTGGGGATTTGCAAGCTGCACTTCAAGAGTTCAGCCAGGCAATCCAGATCCTGCCTCAGCGAGCCTCAGCCTACAACAACCGGGCCCAGGCCCTGCGGCTGCTGGGGAATACAGCAG GAGCTCTGGGGGACCTGGACCGAGCCATCTCTCTGAGCGGCAGCACTGGACGGACGTCCTGCCAGGCGCTGGTGCAGAGAGGCCTCCTACGTCGGTTGGACTGCCAGAATGATGAAGCCAGGTCAGATTTCGAAAAAGCGGCTGCACTTGGAAGTGAATTTGCTCGACAACAGGCTGTGGTTCTCAATCCCTATGCAGCCCTGTGCAACAAAATGCTTTCAGAGGTGATTGACAAACTACGAAACCCTCAAGTGTCTGGGACTCTGTAG
- the LOC117457827 gene encoding F-box only protein 40 produces MVKSKTITVDYHRHCDKCYDVHCQFPVLICVSCKVIKCRTNCSATFHMCKEEEHKLLCPNEMVPCLNVNYGCPLTMLRHKLSKHLEVCPASVVCCSQEWNRWPVSENDLAFYRNVSENHQTERNLDIAMALRDQELLFRSIKMKNVFPELMEEDGAAGINSPAGEATCSLDVGAFQENGCTRMEEELSQEELDALAKSRDVDGIQNYSSWEKVFNKEEGGCKQTMKNLKKKEGKGNAKEEHESSNCQAKTRDSQRRQENASASQTMDGVAGFAPWEDGVLERLGREVNKAEYNRYLVQNGAMLINFGQFPACTPRENDFVYGKLEPIEVKTVRTFNVPTSYRAKRNYLRDSRQKVKMDVGVDTADLGVSVEDLPKCDEISATLLHSLEKELKGHLISESEGRDGFYVDIGTQTYNFASSPFKHDATLADVVADKPHGLCVQVESESITRRHNKASSAFSYMCGHFFRRDEYSSHFRNVHSDIQASISGWFQQRCPLAYLGCHFTQTRFHPAGLQATVKFCQDVSAFVLQPDVPSLLCEDGKTFSPQRNASHNQDPLSSLPLEILQHIAGYLDSFTLSQLSQVSHLMRGVCATLLQERGMVSLKWKKKIYSHGGSSWKCRKKVWEFSSLFSSVDRWSFSNNPSMSDHLKTCTFYQREEHTEPVALVCLGEVSDKHREAKHNRKCS; encoded by the exons ATG GTGAAGAGCAAAACAATAACAGTGGATTATCATAGGCATTGTGACAAGTGCTATGATGTCCACTGTCAATTCCCGGTGCTGATCTGTGTCTCATGCAAGGTCATCAAGTGTCGTACAAACTGTAGCGCAACCTTCCATATGTGCAAGGAAGAGGAGCACAAACTCCTATGTCCAAATGAGATGGTCCCCTGCCTCAATGTTAACTATGGCTGTCCTCTTACCATGCTGCGCCACAAGCTATCCAAACACCTGGAGGTCTGTCCTGCCAGCGTGGTCTGCTGCTCTCAGGAGTGGAACCGCTGGCCTGTTTCAGAAAATGATCTAGCCTTCTACAGAAATGTTTCAGAAAACCATCAAACTGAGAGGAATCTTGATATTGCTATGGCTCTCAGGGACCAAGAGCTGCTGTTTCGATCCATCAAAATGAAGAACGTTTTTCCTGAGTTGATGGAGGAGGATGGTGCTGCTGGGATCAACAGTCCTGCAGGTGAAGCTACGTGCTCTTTAGATGTAGGTGCTTTCCAGGAAAATGGCTGCACAAGGATGGAGGAAGAACTGAGCCAAGAGGAGTTGGATGCTTTGGCAAAGAGCAGAGATGTCGATGGTATTCAGAACTACAGCTCCTGGGAGAAAGTATTCAACAAGGAGGAGGGGGGATGCAAGCAAACTATGAAAAAcctgaaaaagaaggaaggaaaGGGAAATGCAAAGGAAGAGCATGAATCCTCAAACTGTCAGGCGAAGACAAGAGACTCACAACGGCGCCAAGAAAATGCGTCTGCCTCTCAAACCATGGATGGTGTAGCTGGCTTTGCGCCATGGGAAGACGGGGTCCTTGAAAGGTTAGGTAGAGAAGTCAACAAAGCCGAATATAATAGGTATCTGGTGCAAAATGGGGCAATGTTGATCAACTTTGGTCAATTCCCTGCTTGCACCCCGAGAGAAAATGATTTTGTTTATGGCAAATTGGAGCCCATTGAGGTTAAAACCGTCCGCACATTTAATGTTCCTACCAGCTATCGGGCAAAGCGTAATTATCTGAGGGACTCCAGACAGAAGGTGAAGATGGATGTCGGTGTTGACACAGCAGATTTAGGCGTGTCAGTCGAGGATCTGCCAAAGTGTGATGAGATTAGCGCCACACTCCTGCACTCCCTGGAAAAGGAACTGAAAGGACATTTAATCTCAGAGAGTGAGGGGAGGGACGGTTTTTACGTAGATATAGGAACACAAACGTACAACTTTGCCTCTTCCCCCTTCAAACATGATGCAACGCTAGCTGATGTTGTTGCAGACAAACCTCATGGTCTCTGTGTACAAGTCGAATCAGAATCTATCACCAGAAGACACAACAAAGCAAGTTCAGCCTTCAGCTACATGTGTGGCCACTTCTTTCGCCGTGATGAATACAGCTCTCACTTTAGGAATGTACACTCCGACATACAGGCCTCAATAAGTGGTTGGTTCCAACAACGCTGCCCCCTAGCATACCTAGGCTGTCATTTCACCCAGACCAGGTTTCACCCCGCTGGTCTTCAAGCTACGGTTAAATTCTGTCAAGATGTCAGCGCCTTTGTCCTCCAGCCAGATGTCCCCTCATTGCTTTGTGAAGATGGGAAAACCTTCAGCCCTCAGAGAAATGCTTCACATAATCAAGATCCCCTGAGCAGCCTTCCTCTGGAGATCCTTCAGCACATTGCTGGTTACCTTGACAGTTTTACATTATCTCAGCTGTCCCAGGTCTCCCATCTGATGAGAGGGGTGTGTGCCACATTGTTGCAGGAGAGGGGGATGGTCTCCCTTAAGTGGAAGAAAAAGATATATTCCCATGGGGGAAGCTCCTGGAAATGCCGAAAGAAA GTGTGGGAGTTTAgctctctgttttcctctgtgGACAGATGGAGCTTCAGCAACAATCCCTCCATGTCAGATCACCTGAAAACCTGCACCTTTTACCAGAGAGAGGAGCACACTGAGCCGGTGGCTTTAGTCTGCCTGGGAGAGGTCAGCGACAAGCACAGAGAAGCAAAGCATAACAGAAAATGCTCATAG